A single Flavobacterium sp. 1 DNA region contains:
- a CDS encoding DUF898 domain-containing protein, with amino-acid sequence MEETLKTPTNYQLEFNGKGSEFFSVIIVNWLLTVLTLGFYYPWAKARKLQFLYGETSLNGDSFSFHGTGKEMFKGFIKVLLIIAIIYSLFFC; translated from the coding sequence ATGGAAGAAACATTAAAGACCCCAACAAACTACCAGCTTGAATTTAATGGAAAAGGAAGCGAATTTTTTAGCGTTATTATTGTCAATTGGCTATTGACAGTTCTTACTTTAGGGTTTTATTACCCGTGGGCCAAAGCAAGAAAACTGCAATTTTTATATGGTGAAACTTCTTTGAATGGCGATTCTTTTTCATTTCATGGAACTGGAAAGGAAATGTTCAAGGGCTTTATAAAAGTACTGCTTATAATTGCAATTATCTATTCTTTGTTTTTTTGTTAA
- a CDS encoding Uma2 family endonuclease — protein MATIITDINDLDLTKSYTYADYLTWNFQERLEILRGKIFKMSPAPSRKHQEISFQLSLFFGNYFKNTPCNVYVAPFDVRLINYKKSTSNKEISTVFQPDICVICDKEKLDDRGCIGAPDLIIEILSPGNSKKEMDIKFDLYEENAVKEYWIVEPFQKSILIYTLQNDKYIGLKPIAEEGLVHSPLFPELSFNVEEIFRD, from the coding sequence ATGGCAACCATTATAACCGACATAAACGATTTAGACTTAACTAAATCATATACTTACGCCGATTATCTAACTTGGAATTTTCAAGAACGGTTGGAAATTTTGAGAGGTAAAATTTTCAAGATGAGTCCTGCTCCAAGCAGAAAACATCAGGAGATTTCTTTTCAACTTTCTTTATTTTTTGGAAATTATTTCAAAAATACTCCTTGCAATGTTTACGTTGCGCCATTTGATGTACGCTTAATTAATTACAAAAAAAGCACTTCAAATAAAGAAATCTCAACTGTATTTCAACCTGATATTTGTGTGATTTGTGATAAAGAAAAATTAGACGATCGAGGATGTATTGGAGCTCCCGATTTAATTATAGAAATCCTTTCACCTGGGAATTCCAAAAAAGAAATGGATATTAAATTTGATTTATACGAAGAGAATGCCGTTAAAGAATATTGGATAGTAGAACCTTTTCAAAAATCAATATTAATATATACCCTCCAAAATGACAAATACATAGGACTAAAGCCAATTGCCGAAGAAGGGTTAGTACACAGCCCGCTGTTTCCCGAATTGAGTTTTAATGTGGAAGAAATTTTTAGAGATTAA
- a CDS encoding (Fe-S)-binding protein — protein MNTTTDLKVVYFPSCINRSMGKNSFQSADDLQLTELTHKLLVRAGFTIIYPKSIDSHCCGMPFSSKGFAEANHTQCEALETALLKASENGKYPVLYDMSPCFYHSKEAFSEALKIVDPIEFMLDYAMPNLTVKNKKDTVAVFPVCSVKKIGKMEQLLALSQICANNVTIIDSNCCGFAGDRGFLIPELNEHGLRDLKSQIPANCKEGFSTSRTCEIGLEKMSGIDFKSIFYLIEEVTR, from the coding sequence ATGAATACAACCACTGATTTAAAAGTCGTTTACTTTCCTTCCTGCATCAATAGAAGCATGGGGAAAAATAGTTTTCAAAGTGCAGACGATCTTCAATTGACCGAACTAACCCATAAATTATTGGTACGTGCTGGTTTTACAATAATTTATCCCAAATCAATAGACAGCCATTGCTGTGGAATGCCTTTTTCGAGTAAAGGTTTTGCAGAAGCCAATCATACACAATGCGAAGCATTGGAAACTGCCCTTTTAAAAGCATCTGAAAACGGAAAATATCCAGTTTTATATGACATGAGTCCCTGCTTTTATCATTCGAAAGAAGCATTTTCGGAAGCCTTAAAAATTGTAGATCCCATTGAATTTATGCTGGATTATGCGATGCCAAATTTAACCGTTAAAAACAAAAAAGATACTGTAGCAGTTTTCCCGGTTTGCTCCGTTAAAAAAATTGGAAAAATGGAACAGCTTCTTGCTTTGTCACAAATTTGTGCCAATAACGTTACCATCATTGACAGCAATTGCTGCGGTTTTGCCGGAGACAGAGGCTTCCTGATTCCGGAATTGAACGAACACGGATTGCGTGATTTAAAATCCCAAATTCCAGCCAATTGCAAAGAAGGTTTTTCCACCAGCCGAACCTGTGAAATTGGTTTAGAAAAAATGAGCGGTATTGATTTTAAATCCATTTTTTATCTGATTGAGGAGGTGACTAGATAG
- a CDS encoding YraN family protein yields MAAHNELGKLGEDLAVDYLKKNGYTILNTNWTFQKAEIDIIAKIENTLAIIEVKTRSSLEFGLPQDFVKPKKIQLLVKAVDAYVIERDLDINIRFDIIAIYKDGKSFAIEHLIDAFYHF; encoded by the coding sequence ATGGCTGCACACAACGAACTGGGAAAATTGGGAGAGGATCTTGCTGTAGATTACCTTAAAAAAAACGGATACACCATACTAAACACCAACTGGACATTTCAAAAAGCCGAAATTGACATTATTGCCAAAATAGAAAATACACTCGCCATTATAGAAGTAAAAACTCGATCATCTCTAGAATTCGGTTTGCCTCAAGATTTTGTGAAACCAAAAAAAATACAGCTTTTAGTAAAAGCTGTAGATGCATACGTAATTGAAAGAGATTTGGATATTAATATCCGTTTTGACATCATTGCCATCTACAAAGATGGGAAATCCTTTGCAATTGAGCACCTTATAGATGCTTTTTATCATTTTTGA
- a CDS encoding iron-sulfur cluster assembly accessory protein, which produces MIQVSDTAKKKIIDLMKDDGFDAAVDYVRVGVKSGGCSGLSYDLKFDKTKGEDDKIFVDNDITIAVEKKSFLYLAGTILEFSGGLNGKGFVFNNPNANRTCGCGESFSL; this is translated from the coding sequence ATGATACAAGTTTCTGATACTGCCAAAAAGAAAATCATCGATTTGATGAAAGACGATGGTTTTGATGCCGCCGTAGACTACGTGAGAGTTGGTGTAAAAAGCGGTGGATGCTCCGGTTTGTCTTATGATTTAAAATTTGACAAAACCAAAGGCGAAGACGACAAAATATTCGTTGACAACGATATCACTATCGCTGTCGAAAAAAAATCATTCCTTTATTTAGCGGGAACTATATTGGAATTTTCAGGAGGATTAAACGGAAAAGGATTCGTTTTCAACAATCCAAATGCCAATAGAACTTGCGGTTGCGGGGAGAGCTTCTCACTATAA
- a CDS encoding DUF898 domain-containing protein — protein MGLGVLYLSILALLPFAIHGSYRYRMSRTSWRGIRFGYRGDRKEFSINFFKWLFFTICTFGIYGSWMSINMRNYILGNIRFGDVEFNSDGDGGDYFMLNLKGYFLTVFTLGIYAFWWQQELFEYYINNLSMNKGDKEIVLNSTVTGGGFFKLAIVNILIIIGTLGIGYAWVVTRTMKYIFENIEMDGNIDLNSLLQTEENYKDATGEDIGDFLDMDFVM, from the coding sequence TTGGGACTTGGTGTACTTTATTTAAGTATTTTGGCTCTATTGCCATTTGCAATCCATGGTTCTTACAGATACCGAATGTCTAGAACCTCTTGGAGAGGTATCCGTTTTGGATATAGAGGAGACCGTAAAGAGTTTAGTATAAATTTTTTTAAATGGCTTTTCTTTACTATTTGTACTTTTGGAATATACGGCTCATGGATGTCTATTAATATGAGAAATTATATATTAGGGAATATCCGATTTGGCGATGTTGAATTTAACAGTGATGGTGATGGCGGGGATTATTTTATGTTAAATCTGAAAGGCTATTTCTTGACTGTATTTACTTTAGGGATATATGCTTTTTGGTGGCAGCAAGAACTTTTTGAATATTACATTAATAATTTAAGCATGAATAAAGGGGATAAAGAAATTGTCTTAAATTCAACGGTTACTGGTGGCGGCTTTTTTAAATTGGCAATTGTAAATATATTAATAATCATTGGTACACTTGGCATCGGTTATGCGTGGGTTGTTACAAGAACGATGAAATATATTTTTGAGAATATCGAAATGGATGGAAATATTGATTTGAATTCATTACTGCAAACCGAAGAGAACTATAAGGATGCTACTGGTGAAGATATTGGTGATTTCCTCGACATGGATTTTGTGATGTAA
- the sufD gene encoding Fe-S cluster assembly protein SufD, translating into MELKEKLLSSFMAFEERIDVHSELHDVRTAAIKNFENKGFPTKKEESWKYTSLNAILKNDFSVFPKTENAIQYSEVKKYFLHEIDTYKVVFVDGVFSSHLSSTTHDGIDVCLMSSALNKPKYKMVIDTYFNKIASKDESLTSLNTAFANEGAYINIPKSKVADKPIEIMYFSTGSETALLVQPRNLVIVGENSHVQIIERHQSLNENPVLTNSVTEIFAQKRAIVDYYKIQNDNLEANLIDNTYVSQKQESHVSVHTFSFGGNLTRNNLNFYHFGERLTSTLNGITIIGGNQHVDHYTLVNHATPNCESFQDYKGIFSDRSTGVFNGKVFVEREAQKTNAFQKSNNILLSDKATINAKPQLEIFADDVKCSHGCTIGQLDETAMFYMQQRGIPKKEAKALLMYAFSNAVIENIKIPELKQRITKIIANKLGVKIGFDL; encoded by the coding sequence ATGGAACTAAAAGAAAAATTACTATCGTCTTTTATGGCTTTTGAAGAGCGTATCGATGTTCATTCCGAACTTCATGATGTGCGAACAGCGGCTATAAAAAACTTTGAAAATAAAGGCTTTCCAACCAAAAAAGAAGAAAGTTGGAAATACACTTCGTTAAACGCTATCCTAAAAAATGACTTTAGCGTTTTTCCTAAAACAGAAAATGCCATTCAATACAGCGAAGTAAAAAAATATTTTTTACACGAAATAGACACCTACAAAGTAGTTTTTGTTGACGGTGTTTTTAGTTCGCATTTGTCTTCAACTACCCACGACGGTATCGACGTCTGCTTAATGTCATCGGCATTGAACAAGCCAAAATACAAAATGGTTATCGACACTTACTTCAATAAAATTGCAAGTAAAGACGAGAGTTTGACTTCGTTGAATACGGCTTTCGCCAATGAAGGAGCCTATATCAATATCCCAAAAAGCAAAGTTGCCGACAAGCCTATCGAAATCATGTATTTCTCAACAGGTAGTGAAACAGCTCTTTTGGTTCAGCCAAGAAACTTGGTTATTGTTGGTGAAAATTCACACGTGCAAATCATAGAACGTCATCAAAGTTTGAACGAAAATCCCGTTTTAACGAATTCGGTTACCGAGATTTTTGCCCAAAAAAGAGCCATTGTGGATTATTACAAAATTCAAAATGACAATCTCGAAGCCAATTTAATTGACAATACGTATGTTTCCCAAAAACAGGAAAGTCACGTTTCGGTACACACTTTCTCTTTTGGAGGAAATTTAACCAGAAACAATTTGAATTTCTATCATTTTGGAGAACGTTTGACGAGTACTTTAAACGGAATCACAATTATTGGAGGAAATCAACACGTTGATCATTATACATTGGTAAACCACGCGACACCAAACTGCGAAAGTTTCCAAGATTATAAAGGGATTTTTTCCGACCGCTCTACTGGAGTTTTCAACGGAAAAGTATTTGTGGAAAGAGAAGCTCAAAAAACAAACGCTTTCCAAAAAAGCAATAACATTTTGTTGAGTGACAAAGCAACCATTAATGCAAAACCGCAACTGGAAATTTTTGCCGATGACGTAAAGTGTTCACACGGATGTACCATTGGGCAACTGGACGAAACTGCTATGTTTTACATGCAGCAGCGCGGAATTCCAAAAAAGGAAGCCAAAGCATTATTGATGTACGCTTTCTCGAATGCTGTTATCGAAAACATCAAAATACCAGAATTAAAACAAAGAATCACTAAAATTATCGCTAATAAATTAGGCGTTAAAATTGGATTTGATTTGTAG
- a CDS encoding aspartate kinase has product MKTVSSIVENYIKTKPFLLNALSLGIINLTSLSRNIMTELESEFGKEVKQGAVVMALKRLTEELDFRLNHKINKVIKNIGEITVRSALTDYTYVVSDTVLNKQADLITDINSLPDIFYTSSKGVNETNIVVSNSVNHLVEKHFASEKLIQKLENLASITVKLPKENIVVPGIYYFIFQRLAWEGIIINEVISTSNEFTIMVSENEVDVAFKVIKDLKN; this is encoded by the coding sequence ATGAAAACAGTTTCCTCAATTGTTGAAAATTACATCAAAACAAAACCATTTTTATTAAATGCATTGTCACTTGGAATCATCAATTTGACTTCTCTGTCACGAAATATTATGACTGAGTTGGAAAGTGAATTTGGAAAAGAAGTAAAACAAGGAGCTGTAGTAATGGCTCTAAAACGTTTAACGGAAGAATTAGACTTTCGATTGAATCACAAAATTAATAAAGTCATAAAAAACATAGGCGAAATCACAGTTCGTTCAGCTTTAACAGATTATACTTATGTCGTTTCGGATACTGTTTTGAACAAACAAGCCGATTTAATCACCGATATCAATTCATTACCAGATATTTTTTATACTTCATCCAAAGGAGTAAACGAAACTAATATTGTAGTAAGCAATAGCGTGAATCACTTAGTAGAGAAACATTTTGCATCCGAAAAATTGATTCAAAAACTAGAAAACCTAGCTTCTATTACCGTTAAACTGCCTAAAGAAAATATTGTAGTTCCTGGGATTTATTATTTCATTTTCCAACGTTTGGCCTGGGAAGGAATCATTATCAATGAAGTAATTTCAACTTCTAATGAATTTACAATAATGGTTAGTGAAAACGAAGTGGATGTTGCTTTCAAAGTGATAAAAGATTTGAAAAATTAA
- the sufB gene encoding Fe-S cluster assembly protein SufB — translation MSKYTEDDLKIELETKEYEYGFYTELESETFPIGLNEDIVRAISKKKDEPQWMTDWRIEAFRAWEEMIEPEWANVKYQKPDFQAISYYSAPKKADPNKTLDDVDPELLEMYKKLGISVDEQKKMNNVAMDIVVDSVSVATTFKKTLGEKGIIFMSISEAIKEHPELVRKYLGTVVPQRDNFYAALNSAVFSDGSFCYIPKGVRCPMELSTYFRINQAGTGQFERTLLVADEGSYVSYLEGCTAPTRDENQLHAAVVELIALDDAEIKYSTVQNWYPGNKEGKGGVFNFVTKRGFCEKNAKISWTQVETGSAITWKYPSVILKGDNSIGEFYSIAVTNNYQQADTGTKMIHLGKNTKSTIISKGISAGKSQNSYRGLVQIGARAENARNFSQCDSLLMGNHCGAHTFPYIESKNPTAKVEHEATTSKIGEDQVFYCNQRGIPTEKAIALIVNGFSKDVLNKLPMEFAVEAQKLLEISLEGSVG, via the coding sequence ATGTCAAAATACACCGAAGACGATTTAAAAATCGAATTAGAAACCAAAGAATACGAGTACGGATTTTACACCGAATTAGAATCGGAGACGTTTCCTATTGGTCTAAATGAAGATATTGTTCGCGCTATTTCTAAAAAGAAAGACGAACCGCAATGGATGACCGATTGGCGAATTGAAGCCTTTCGTGCTTGGGAAGAAATGATTGAGCCAGAATGGGCAAACGTTAAATACCAAAAACCGGACTTTCAAGCCATTTCTTATTACTCAGCTCCTAAAAAAGCAGATCCAAACAAAACTTTGGACGATGTAGATCCTGAACTTTTGGAAATGTACAAAAAACTAGGGATCTCTGTTGATGAGCAAAAAAAGATGAATAATGTTGCTATGGACATCGTAGTTGACTCCGTTTCTGTAGCTACAACATTCAAAAAAACATTGGGCGAAAAAGGAATTATCTTCATGAGCATTTCCGAAGCCATCAAGGAACACCCTGAATTGGTTCGTAAATATCTTGGAACTGTTGTTCCTCAAAGAGACAACTTTTATGCTGCCTTGAATTCGGCTGTTTTCTCAGACGGATCCTTCTGTTATATACCAAAAGGCGTTCGCTGTCCAATGGAACTATCCACTTATTTTAGAATCAATCAAGCTGGAACTGGACAATTCGAAAGAACATTATTGGTTGCTGATGAAGGTAGTTATGTTTCATACCTAGAAGGATGTACAGCTCCAACTCGTGACGAGAATCAATTGCATGCCGCTGTGGTAGAATTGATTGCCTTGGACGATGCCGAAATAAAATATTCAACAGTTCAAAATTGGTATCCTGGAAATAAAGAAGGTAAAGGCGGGGTTTTCAATTTTGTAACCAAAAGAGGATTCTGCGAGAAAAATGCTAAAATCTCTTGGACACAAGTAGAAACAGGATCGGCAATTACCTGGAAATATCCTTCTGTTATTTTAAAAGGAGATAACTCTATCGGAGAGTTTTATTCTATTGCTGTTACCAATAATTACCAACAGGCGGATACAGGAACCAAAATGATTCATTTGGGCAAAAACACCAAATCAACAATTATCTCCAAAGGTATCTCTGCAGGAAAATCGCAAAACAGCTATAGAGGTTTGGTTCAAATTGGAGCTAGAGCTGAGAACGCCAGAAACTTTTCGCAATGTGATTCGCTGTTAATGGGAAATCATTGTGGAGCTCATACTTTCCCTTATATTGAAAGCAAAAATCCAACTGCCAAAGTGGAACACGAAGCTACAACAAGTAAAATTGGTGAAGACCAAGTTTTCTATTGCAACCAGCGTGGAATCCCGACCGAAAAAGCAATTGCGCTTATCGTGAACGGTTTCAGTAAAGACGTGTTGAATAAATTACCGATGGAGTTTGCTGTAGAAGCACAAAAATTGTTGGAAATTTCATTGGAAGGTTCTGTGGGATAG
- the sufC gene encoding Fe-S cluster assembly ATPase SufC translates to MLSIKNLHASIGDKEILKGINLEVKAGEVHAIMGPNGAGKSTLSAVVAGNENYEVTDGQIFLDGEDLADLAPEERAHKGVFLSFQYPVEIPGVSVTNFMRTAINETRKANGQEEMPANEMLKVIREKSELLEIDRKFLSRSLNEGFSGGEKKRNEIFQMAMLEPKLAILDETDSGLDIDALRIVANGVNKLKSDKNAVIVITHYQRLLDYIVPDFVHVLHNGKIVKSGGAELAHELEEKGYDWIKGEN, encoded by the coding sequence ATGTTAAGCATAAAAAATTTACATGCCTCAATAGGAGACAAAGAAATATTAAAAGGAATTAACCTTGAAGTAAAAGCAGGAGAAGTTCATGCTATAATGGGACCAAACGGTGCCGGGAAAAGTACGCTTTCGGCTGTTGTTGCCGGAAACGAAAATTACGAAGTAACCGATGGACAAATCTTTTTGGACGGTGAAGATCTTGCCGATCTTGCCCCAGAAGAAAGAGCGCACAAAGGTGTTTTCCTTTCATTCCAATATCCTGTGGAAATTCCTGGAGTTTCGGTAACCAACTTCATGAGAACGGCTATCAACGAAACGCGCAAAGCAAACGGCCAGGAAGAAATGCCGGCCAACGAAATGCTAAAAGTAATTCGTGAAAAATCAGAATTATTGGAAATCGACAGAAAGTTTCTTTCTCGTTCCCTTAATGAAGGTTTCTCTGGCGGTGAGAAAAAAAGAAATGAAATTTTTCAAATGGCAATGCTGGAACCAAAACTGGCTATCCTTGACGAAACCGATTCGGGTCTCGACATTGATGCATTAAGAATTGTTGCCAATGGCGTGAATAAATTGAAAAGCGATAAAAACGCTGTTATCGTAATTACGCACTACCAAAGATTATTGGATTATATTGTTCCGGATTTTGTTCACGTTCTTCACAACGGAAAAATTGTAAAATCAGGTGGAGCAGAATTAGCTCACGAACTGGAAGAAAAAGGATACGACTGGATTAAAGGAGAAAACTAA
- a CDS encoding FAD-binding and (Fe-S)-binding domain-containing protein, which yields MLAPSYQKLKDILSKSIDPKRILTNPLQTLAYGTDASFYRLIPKIVILAHNETEVIEIIKQAKLLDIALTFRAAGTSLSGQAITDSVLVVATHGWKNFELLDNNQKIKLEPGIVGARANTFLAPHGLKIGPDPASIGAAMVGGIVANNASGMCCGTAQNSYQTIADIRIILNDGTILDTADLESVASFKNNHNGLIQEIETLRDAIKSDEILYHLIKNKFKIKNTTGYSINAFVDYQDPIEIIKHLMVGSEGTLAFISNVTFQTIIDEKYKSCSLLIFNTIQDACNATILLKSRPVAAVELLDRESIRSVENDPEAPKYFKTLPESACALLVECRDNDLIVLHQKQEQIRFQIQSIPTYTDYEFTSNPKQYYFNWKARKGLLPTVGGLRKNGTSVIIEDVAFPLSQLADACLALKNLFKKYEYHDAVLFGHALEGNLHFVFSQDFSNQAEIDRYEKLMSELAILVVDRFDGSLKAEHGTGRNMAPFVEKEWGTKAYEIMKRIKNIFDPHNKINPDVLINPDPKAHLKNLKPMPESHAIVDKCMECGFCEPHCVSEGLTLSPRQRIVIAREISRLEETNENPQRLTDIRKDVTYQLDETCATDGLCALACPVYIDTGKFVKEWRANQINASDRKTAAYIGSHMAGTTAILRIGLKSVSFFHSLFGTKIMKALSNGFHFISFGKVPKWIPEMPKGANKINIKN from the coding sequence ATGTTGGCTCCATCCTATCAAAAGTTAAAAGACATTTTATCAAAATCTATTGATCCCAAACGTATTTTAACCAATCCCCTTCAAACTCTTGCTTATGGCACAGATGCCAGTTTTTATAGGCTCATACCAAAAATTGTAATTCTTGCTCACAACGAAACGGAAGTCATTGAAATTATAAAACAGGCCAAATTACTGGACATAGCCTTGACTTTTCGGGCAGCAGGAACCAGTTTGTCTGGTCAGGCCATTACAGATTCGGTTTTGGTGGTTGCCACACATGGCTGGAAGAATTTTGAACTTTTAGACAACAATCAAAAAATAAAATTAGAACCAGGAATTGTAGGAGCTAGAGCTAATACTTTTTTAGCACCTCATGGTTTAAAGATTGGTCCTGATCCTGCGTCCATTGGAGCTGCTATGGTTGGAGGAATTGTTGCCAACAATGCCAGCGGTATGTGTTGCGGGACGGCTCAAAACTCTTATCAAACTATAGCCGATATTCGGATTATATTGAATGACGGAACTATTCTTGACACAGCAGATTTAGAGAGTGTTGCCTCTTTCAAAAATAATCACAACGGTTTAATTCAAGAAATTGAAACCCTAAGAGATGCTATCAAAAGTGACGAAATACTTTATCATCTCATCAAAAATAAATTCAAGATAAAAAATACCACAGGTTATAGCATCAATGCTTTTGTCGATTATCAGGATCCGATTGAAATTATCAAACATTTAATGGTTGGTTCAGAAGGAACTTTGGCTTTTATTTCGAATGTGACTTTCCAAACAATTATTGATGAAAAATACAAATCCTGTTCTTTACTTATTTTCAATACTATTCAGGATGCTTGTAATGCGACTATCTTATTAAAATCAAGACCAGTTGCTGCTGTTGAATTATTAGATCGTGAATCTATTCGGTCTGTTGAAAATGATCCTGAAGCTCCCAAATATTTCAAAACATTACCAGAATCAGCTTGTGCTTTATTGGTCGAATGTCGGGATAATGATTTGATAGTTTTACATCAGAAGCAGGAACAAATTAGATTTCAAATTCAGTCCATTCCTACCTATACGGATTATGAATTCACTTCAAATCCGAAACAATATTATTTCAATTGGAAAGCTCGAAAAGGTTTGTTGCCGACTGTTGGAGGGCTGCGGAAAAACGGAACTTCTGTTATTATTGAAGATGTTGCTTTTCCATTATCACAACTCGCTGATGCATGTTTAGCATTGAAAAATCTGTTCAAAAAATATGAATATCATGATGCCGTTTTATTTGGCCATGCTTTAGAAGGCAACCTTCATTTTGTTTTTTCTCAGGACTTTTCAAACCAAGCCGAAATTGATCGTTACGAAAAATTAATGTCGGAATTAGCTATTTTGGTTGTGGATCGTTTCGATGGTTCCTTAAAAGCCGAACACGGAACTGGCCGTAATATGGCTCCATTTGTCGAAAAAGAATGGGGAACAAAAGCTTACGAAATTATGAAACGCATCAAAAATATTTTTGATCCTCATAATAAAATCAATCCTGATGTTTTAATCAATCCCGATCCCAAAGCGCATCTTAAAAATTTAAAACCAATGCCCGAATCCCACGCCATCGTTGATAAATGTATGGAATGCGGATTTTGTGAACCGCATTGCGTTTCCGAAGGTTTGACTTTGTCGCCAAGACAGCGTATTGTTATTGCCAGAGAAATCAGCCGTTTGGAAGAAACAAATGAAAATCCGCAACGATTGACCGATATTCGAAAAGACGTTACCTACCAACTGGATGAAACTTGTGCTACAGATGGACTTTGTGCCTTAGCCTGCCCCGTTTATATCGATACCGGAAAATTTGTAAAAGAATGGCGTGCCAACCAAATAAATGCTAGTGATAGAAAAACTGCCGCTTATATTGGTTCCCACATGGCTGGAACTACAGCAATTTTGAGAATTGGATTAAAATCAGTCTCCTTTTTTCATTCCTTATTTGGAACTAAAATTATGAAGGCGCTATCTAATGGATTCCATTTTATAAGCTTTGGAAAAGTCCCGAAATGGATTCCTGAAATGCCCAAAGGAGCCAATAAAATTAACATAAAAAATTAA
- a CDS encoding M48 family metallopeptidase, giving the protein MKEKTNAVFFDGESAIPKDIELILDFEKNVLVFETENNQHSWNLEAIDFQTKSKSMYIEYGNDPVQNIKINNSDFTERLQDFRKKKGNLSWYHKLMDMGIKAHILFTVFIFAVIGLGYFYAIPWVAEKAVIIIPEDYDSKLGTTFFEQNMLFSDVDAGKTKALNLFANELHLKNTKKLKFTVVDSPIVNAYALPDGNIVVFSGILKTMKNYDELVGLIGHEVAHVNHRHSMKMVCRNLSGYIFISAILGDANGIMATIGDNVNNLQSLSYSRNFEHEADVEGFGIVALNKINPKGMSNLFRRLQNEEVVTIPEFLSSHPVTTERIKDINELIKTKPFRFKDNLKLKKLFSVIKN; this is encoded by the coding sequence ATGAAAGAAAAAACTAATGCCGTCTTCTTTGACGGAGAATCAGCTATTCCGAAAGATATTGAATTAATTCTTGATTTTGAGAAGAATGTTCTTGTTTTTGAAACCGAAAATAATCAGCACTCTTGGAATCTAGAGGCAATTGATTTTCAAACAAAATCAAAGAGTATGTATATTGAATATGGAAATGATCCTGTTCAAAACATCAAAATTAATAACAGTGATTTTACGGAGAGACTTCAAGATTTTAGAAAAAAGAAAGGAAATCTGAGCTGGTATCATAAATTAATGGATATGGGAATCAAAGCCCATATCCTTTTTACTGTTTTCATTTTTGCGGTTATTGGATTGGGTTATTTTTATGCCATTCCATGGGTAGCAGAAAAAGCGGTGATAATCATTCCGGAAGATTATGATTCTAAGTTGGGAACAACTTTCTTTGAACAAAATATGCTTTTTAGCGATGTTGATGCTGGAAAGACAAAAGCATTGAATTTATTTGCAAATGAGCTGCATTTAAAAAACACAAAAAAATTAAAATTCACGGTTGTGGATTCACCAATTGTGAATGCTTATGCACTTCCAGACGGGAATATTGTTGTTTTTTCAGGCATACTTAAAACCATGAAAAATTACGATGAATTAGTTGGACTTATTGGTCATGAAGTAGCCCATGTGAATCATCGGCATTCGATGAAAATGGTGTGCAGAAATTTATCCGGCTACATATTTATATCGGCTATTTTAGGAGATGCCAATGGAATTATGGCAACAATTGGAGATAATGTAAATAATTTGCAATCGCTTTCTTATTCCAGGAATTTTGAACATGAAGCAGATGTGGAAGGCTTTGGAATTGTTGCTTTGAATAAAATAAATCCAAAAGGGATGTCTAATTTATTCAGACGGTTACAGAATGAAGAAGTTGTCACTATTCCTGAATTTTTAAGTTCACATCCTGTTACAACGGAAAGAATTAAGGATATTAATGAATTGATTAAAACGAAACCTTTTCGGTTTAAAGACAATTTAAAATTAAAAAAGCTGTTCTCGGTCATTAAAAATTAA